Part of the Palaemon carinicauda isolate YSFRI2023 chromosome 8, ASM3689809v2, whole genome shotgun sequence genome is shown below.
GACAATTATCTTAAATTCTGATTTAACCAGGTAATGACTAAATCTACTTCAAGTCATTCCCCTTATCACAATAGCTCTCATCATTGTACTATTCCATCAATTTTGTACAGAAATAACCTTTCAAACTCTTtcctaatattttttcttcttcaagtATACATATGAACATTGATACTTGGAAATAATACATTTTTCAATAATTAAGTCCCCATATATAATTTAAGTCATCTAGCAGAGCTGATATATCCTATTATCATTTAACCTCTACAAAACATAAAATTGCCTCCTAccaaaatattctatttccctttcattcctatatatatatatatatatatatatatatatatatatatatatatatatatatatatatatatatatatatatatatatatatatatacatatatatatatatatatatatatatatatatatatatatatatatatatatatatatatatatatatatatatatatatatttacattttttctctttctGGATTCAATCGACCTCTTAAAATACTCAAACGAGTACTGTTTTATTTAACACATTCTAAGCTTCTAAAATAACCATAGTTTTCACCATAAACAAATCATacaataatccatatattttggaataaatcttcttctattaaccggcttttttcccatttgtatggggtaagcatggttgccttctgtaccaaccgtgtgtcacacgatcgtacataattctttttagtgcgaggggagagctaagatacaagcacaaaatgaactatgtacgatcgtgtgacacacggttggtatctcgcactaaaaagaacctgaaaaatcatgtctgcttttttcctctgtaacattgtcgatttctcaacatgaaaattcttgttgctttgagattttgtatataaaggagagtgttctacaataaactagcgagtaactgaaattttcactgcatttcccgtagagtttttttttcagtgttcgCGATTTTACAAACAACTTAGTTttgatttttcttattctttatttttctttattgagaCGACACCTACAGCATACATCGTTCGGCATCTGAAGACCACCATCGTGTTCTGCAATGGCAGAAAGGGGttcatcccctatccccacctcctcccctcgaacaagagtggagaagggCAGGATAAAAAAACCAAGATGCCTTACTTTGAGGAGCTATACAAAGCTCCCTTAGTCGcctgcaacggaaccagtccctggaacttcaagGGACCACCCAGTGCAGATCCCGGATCACCCACCAGCGACCCAAGAAGACGTTGAGAATGAAAATAACCCTTCTCAAGAACCACCTTCACCAACAGCaacaactggagactccaagtttaggcttactccaggacccagcataacatcctatgctgccatagtagcCATGGAGGCTAGCAATCCTCACctcaacatgaccatacgtcccaatcgcaggggacaactggtcatAACAGCTAAAGATGAGCAAACATAGACCTACCTTGAGCAACAAGAAAACGTGCTAAAACTGGATATCAACGAAAGGCCCACCACCATTATCGTTGtctatgacctcgaccttccactagaacctgtgctccaacatccctccatcatcactgtcaagaaATGTGAAGGGAAAGCCGGAGGTAAATCCCACAAATTGGAGGCCGTCCACAAGGGATCTCGCCCTCCCCACCTATCCTTTGGCCTTTGGGGCACATTCCGCACCGAAGAGTACATCAAGGAGCCACTTcgatgcttccggtgtcagaagtttggccaccacaaaTCCCGCTGTACAGGTCCAGAGATCTGTGGGGTTTGTAGCAGCAGACAACACCCCACTGCCCACTGTATTGCCAGGCATAAAGCAGGGCACAAAACCATCgcccgctgccctaactgtggaggatcccatcatgcttggcatgatagatgcccccacAGACTTCAGAGAATTGCTGACTGCCAAGGAGCagaccgccactacaacctccatccacgtcaacagaGTCGAACGCAGCCATCTCCAACTAAATAAAACCCCACCATCCAAcaacacctcccaacaaaatcctaacccttccagacatgccattcctgaaccttcctctccaccaaccctccctccagcacctaaacctcaacgtcctcccaaacCTCCTTCCAAAGcaaaaagatccccaacccatactctttgcactccctcacctttaaaacttacctctccaaccaattctctcaatgtcacccagccaaaacaaccagaacccaacccatcctcctctgcaccaATCACTCACACATCCAACATTTCTCACTCCTTAAGAGAATTTCCTTCCACCGTcacaagcaaatctagcgcctcacgcccctccaaacatcctttaaACATTTACAGCAGTAAGTACGACCTTTCTGCTTGTCCCATGGATGCTCTGctagcagccatcagcaacatccttcgcaacttcttgcgatcccgcaaaatcaaatttACACAGGAGTCTCTGGATGACTTCGTATTTGACACGCCGCCAAGGAACTAggagctcaattcccttcatagttcctCCTGCAAATGgacctaatacaaccacttgcaacaaccaaaacacccaagtaaaagtgctccaatggaatattttcGGACTTTGAAACAAGCTTGCATTTCTCCagtctcaaacctcagtgcaaaaccctgacatcatcatactgcaagaaactctgcttaacgagaacataccattcacgttctcaggatacaaagtatacacaacgtatcaatcaccaacgacaaggggactgactaccctcatcaaaagcagcatcccctccaaactactaccaagcatagattgtgggacagaggcagagactcttagtgtccagatatctctcctaGCCGCGACGCTAACTTTCCACAACATATGcaagtccccagcaaaaaataTTGATGCTGAGGCACTCTTTGCAGCAGCCTCCAACGATGACTCAATTACTGCAGGCGACTTTAacgctcatcatcagttcctgaactcaatatcagaaacaaatcaaactagcagacacttgcatgccctacttcaagaatatcctgatgtagcactgctcaacaacgtcacagaagccacccatctaaacggaggtcgcctagatctcaccttcttatccagtgccatacaaagaggagccaaATGGCAACCACATgctgtactaatcagtgatcactttgccattgaagtaacactcgaattgcagaaatacctacctcctcctccgcccccaaaaaggtggaacccagagtttgctaactgggaaaaattcgaaacagctatggCAGAGTGGGCTCTGGAATATATCAAATACccgcacaatgatatctccaccctatcaaccgacttcagcaaacaactagaggtagcagcccgtgtatccatgccacaaaaaaagaactctgagaagaaacatgctgatgcctggtactataacagccgcatcaaagaaatgaatgccagaataaacagGACTAGGAAActcctcagaagacacagaaccgaTGAGCTACATAAACTACTcgtagagatcatcaaacattctgtacaagtatcactggaagttaaACTAAACAAATGGTattcatggtgcaacgaggtcaacttcagcacatccctagccaaaatatggggctggtttaacaaagtctctgggaagtacaatacacccagagtcacacacccagacccattagctgaaaccaagaggattgctaacaactttgcggacagagcaaaaagcatcaatctacctctgccaactatcaacaggcagagaacactgctcccaatcaggaacaacatcatagaagccgcctgaaacatggtagatgacactgatcacccctataccatggaggaattaaatacggccctatcaaaaggcaggatggac
Proteins encoded:
- the LOC137645413 gene encoding rho GTPase-activating protein gacJ-like; its protein translation is MFMDDENPLSNSGVEEKYSFIFAPDNTRISKFRTSPATEPVPGTSRDHPVQIPDHPPATQEDVENENNPSQEPPSPTATTGDSKFRLTPGPSITSYAAIVAMEASNPHLNMTIRPNRRGQLNLCSNIPPSSLSRNVKGKPEVNPTNWRPSTRDLALPTYPLAFGAHSAPKSTSRSHFDASGVRSLATTNPAVQVQRSVGFVAADNTPLPTVLPGIKQGTKPSPAALTVEDPIMLGMIDAPTDFRELLTAKEQTATTTSIHVNRVERSHLQLNKTPPSNNTSQQNPNPSRHAIPEPSSPPTLPPAPKPQRPPKPPSKAKRSPTHTLCTPSPLKLTSPTNSLNVTQPKQPEPNPSSSAPITHTSNISHSLREFPSTVTSKSSASRPSKHPLNIYSSKYDLSACPMDALLAAISNILRNFLRSRKIKFTQESLDDFVFDTPPRN